A window from Triticum dicoccoides isolate Atlit2015 ecotype Zavitan unplaced genomic scaffold, WEW_v2.0 scaffold59830, whole genome shotgun sequence encodes these proteins:
- the LOC119347147 gene encoding 36.4 kDa proline-rich protein-like encodes MPPTPTSVTSMPAPTPVSPTPTPVAPTPTPMIPPSPTLVTPMPAPTPVSPTPIPVAPTPTLVMPPAPTPVTPTPPPAPAPAPATSTGKCPVDTLKLLACVDALNGLLHAVIGSSARNTCCPLLSGVADLDTALCLCTTINVKALNINLMLPIAIEVLVNQCGKRVPKDFRCPN; translated from the coding sequence ATGCCGCCAACACCAACATCGGTGACTTCGATGCCAGCACCGACCCCCGTTTCTCCAACGCCAACTCCGGTGGCCCCAACACCGACTCCTATGATACCGCCATCACCAACCCTTGTGACTCCGATGCCAGCACCAACCCCTGTCTCTCCAACGCCAATCCCGGTGGCCCCAACACCGACCCTCGTGATGCCGCCAGCACCCACCCCTGTGACTCCGACGCCACCCCCAGCCCCGGCCCCAGCGCCGGCTACATCGACCGGCAAGTGCCCCGTGGACACACTGAAGCTACTTGCGTGCGTGGACGCGCTCAATGGGCTGTTGCACGCGGTGATCGGCAGTAGCGCCAGGAATACATGTTGCCCGCTGTTGTCCGGCGTTGCCGACCTCGACACTGCTCTCTGCCTTTGCACCACCATCAATGTCAAGGCCCTCAACATCAACCTCATGCTGCCCATCGCCATCGAGGTGCTCGTCAACCAGTGCGGCAAGAGAGTGCCGAAAGACTTCCGCTGCCCTAATTAA